In Edaphobacter dinghuensis, one genomic interval encodes:
- a CDS encoding ROK family transcriptional regulator, which translates to MQHFIFAGKQTASNKTPRQINRKLLFNFIRTRPSVSRADLARLSGLQRSTVSLIVEELIADRWILEGATGRLPRGRRPTLIKLNDQRAVIALDIHPAQTTVAVADLGGKIIAQNVIVLPSDAGKALTAIVSGIRKLITAHKDKSFDGIGISLPGRTDLHLQKLIFAPNLKWPVLSIKSRIQRATGLRVEMDNVANACALSEVWFGDSDGMHDLVVVNVSEGIGTGIFANGQLLRGDNGMAGEFGHVQIDPDGPLCACGNHGCWEMLASNRAALRYYNDLSPSSVADSFDHVLKLAQSGNKKAVSALEKTALQLGRGIRMIASALAPREIVVVGDITGVWHTFGPIVEAELRKHSLSKSPVLRPAYDGNAARLRSAVALVLSEGMV; encoded by the coding sequence ATGCAGCACTTTATCTTTGCCGGCAAACAAACCGCCTCCAACAAGACACCTCGTCAGATTAACCGGAAACTGCTGTTCAACTTCATTCGCACGCGCCCCTCGGTCTCTCGTGCCGATCTCGCTCGGCTCTCCGGACTTCAGCGCAGCACTGTTTCCCTTATAGTCGAAGAACTGATCGCCGACCGCTGGATATTGGAGGGCGCTACTGGTCGTCTTCCTCGTGGTCGTCGCCCCACGCTCATCAAGCTTAACGACCAGCGCGCTGTCATCGCGCTCGACATTCACCCGGCACAAACTACTGTCGCCGTCGCCGATCTTGGCGGAAAGATCATCGCGCAGAACGTCATCGTTCTTCCCTCCGATGCAGGCAAAGCGCTCACTGCTATCGTCTCCGGCATCCGCAAACTCATCACCGCGCACAAGGACAAATCCTTCGACGGCATCGGTATTAGTTTGCCTGGCCGTACCGATCTGCACCTGCAAAAACTTATCTTCGCGCCCAATCTCAAGTGGCCGGTTCTCAGTATCAAGTCCCGTATTCAGCGAGCCACTGGCCTGCGGGTTGAGATGGACAACGTAGCGAATGCATGCGCCCTCTCCGAGGTCTGGTTTGGCGACAGCGATGGTATGCACGATCTGGTCGTCGTCAATGTGTCGGAGGGAATCGGCACCGGTATCTTCGCCAACGGCCAGCTTCTTCGCGGTGACAACGGCATGGCTGGCGAGTTCGGCCACGTCCAGATCGATCCTGACGGCCCGCTCTGCGCCTGCGGCAATCATGGCTGCTGGGAGATGCTGGCCTCCAATCGAGCCGCGCTGCGCTACTACAACGACCTCTCACCTTCGTCCGTGGCCGACAGCTTCGATCATGTTCTCAAGCTGGCGCAGAGCGGAAATAAAAAGGCGGTCAGCGCGCTCGAAAAGACGGCTCTCCAGCTAGGTCGCGGCATCCGTATGATCGCCTCTGCTCTCGCCCCCCGGGAGATTGTGGTCGTCGGCGACATTACCGGCGTCTGGCATACCTTTGGCCCCATCGTCGAAGCAGAGCTCAGAAAGCATTCCCTGTCGAAGTCGCCTGTTCTGCGCCCAGCCTATGATGGCAACGCCGCCCGGCTCCGTAGCGCCGTTGCTCTGGTCTTGAGCGAAGGCATGGTTTAG
- a CDS encoding MIP/aquaporin family protein encodes MKRQLVGELIAETIAVFIIIAFGDSVAGMYSLYTPSPYQGAYWGVCIAWGLAVTIAIYATGSVSGTHANPAVTLALALYRKFEWVKVIPYCIAQVVGGILGASLVYALYSPVIDHFNEAAHLTRAAGGAAGVFFTHPGLAITPMHAFSDQIILTAFLIFGIFAITETYNEMAPGANSGALMIGLLVALIGASMGYLEAWAINPARDFGPRLFCFMTGWGNSAFPSPENYWWVPIVGPLIGGVIGGGVYQYLVRPYLPARVRALSGESKYS; translated from the coding sequence ATGAAGCGACAATTGGTTGGGGAGCTGATCGCCGAGACGATAGCCGTTTTTATCATCATTGCGTTCGGCGACTCCGTTGCCGGCATGTACTCCCTCTATACACCGAGCCCCTATCAGGGAGCCTATTGGGGTGTTTGCATCGCTTGGGGGCTGGCGGTCACTATTGCGATCTATGCCACGGGATCTGTCTCGGGTACGCATGCGAATCCGGCTGTCACACTTGCACTTGCTCTCTACAGAAAATTTGAGTGGGTCAAGGTTATCCCGTATTGCATCGCCCAGGTCGTGGGTGGAATTTTAGGTGCATCGCTGGTTTATGCGCTGTACTCGCCGGTCATCGATCACTTCAACGAAGCCGCGCATCTTACCCGTGCAGCCGGTGGAGCAGCCGGGGTCTTTTTTACCCATCCCGGGTTGGCGATTACGCCCATGCACGCCTTCAGTGATCAGATCATTCTCACCGCCTTTCTCATCTTTGGCATCTTCGCTATTACTGAAACCTATAACGAGATGGCTCCGGGAGCGAACTCGGGCGCGCTTATGATCGGCCTGCTCGTTGCACTGATCGGCGCGTCGATGGGATATCTGGAAGCATGGGCCATCAACCCGGCACGTGACTTCGGGCCGAGGCTCTTCTGCTTCATGACGGGGTGGGGCAATTCGGCCTTTCCTTCGCCGGAAAACTACTGGTGGGTACCAATAGTCGGTCCGCTGATAGGTGGCGTTATCGGTGGAGGAGTCTACCAATATCTGGTTCGACCGTATCTTCCCGCCCGCGTTCGCGCTCTAAGCGGAGAGTCGAAGTATAGCTAA
- a CDS encoding glycerol-3-phosphate dehydrogenase/oxidase: MSERSELLRRLQEQGEPWDVLVVGGGASGLGAAVEAASRGYRTVLVERFDFAKGTSSRSTKLVHGGVRYLEQLNITLVMDALRERGHMLRNAPHLVHNLQFVVPAFDYFSLPYYGFGLKVYERMSGRLSLGASKLLSRERTVEMLPGIADTGLRGGILYHDGQFDDARYAISLLRTLQDLGGTAVNYVEATGLLKRNGKIAGVRVRDCEEDVSFDLQAKVIVNASGVFTEEILAMDGQAAESLLSVSQGTHFVLPHSFLPGSTALMIPKTADGRVLFAIPWHESTIVGTTDVPVDGASVEPRSMAEERAFLLEHIARYFGRKPRAEEIQSMWSGLRPLVRKGGGKTSKLSRDHTILVSKSGLVTVTGGKWTTYRRMGEDTINHAVEVAGLAKTASRTLDLKLHGWTDNSAGMAEAERVYGADLPLLQSLSDHDAALGALLHPRLPYRLREVVWAVRYEMARTVEDVLARRTRALFLDARAAIEAAPVVANMLAKELGRSDAWRDKDLQQFVNLANGYIYREQ; encoded by the coding sequence TTGAGCGAACGGTCTGAATTATTGCGGCGGCTGCAGGAGCAGGGTGAGCCGTGGGACGTACTCGTCGTTGGCGGGGGCGCCAGCGGATTGGGAGCGGCGGTCGAGGCTGCCTCGCGAGGCTATCGCACGGTGCTGGTGGAACGCTTCGACTTTGCCAAGGGAACTTCAAGCCGCAGCACCAAGCTGGTGCACGGTGGCGTGCGCTATCTGGAACAATTAAACATCACGCTGGTGATGGATGCCTTGCGGGAGCGCGGACACATGTTGCGCAATGCGCCGCACCTAGTCCACAACCTGCAATTTGTAGTGCCTGCATTCGATTACTTCTCGCTTCCCTACTATGGTTTTGGCCTGAAGGTTTATGAACGGATGTCAGGCAGACTTTCGCTCGGAGCCTCGAAGCTGCTCTCGCGGGAACGGACCGTGGAGATGCTGCCGGGGATCGCCGATACCGGCCTGCGCGGCGGCATTCTTTATCACGATGGTCAGTTCGACGATGCGCGGTATGCCATATCGCTATTGCGGACGCTTCAAGATCTGGGCGGAACCGCTGTCAACTATGTGGAAGCAACCGGTCTGTTGAAACGGAACGGGAAGATCGCCGGAGTACGGGTACGCGACTGCGAAGAGGACGTTTCGTTCGATCTACAGGCGAAGGTTATTGTGAATGCCAGTGGCGTCTTTACGGAAGAGATTCTTGCCATGGACGGCCAAGCTGCGGAGTCGCTGCTCTCCGTGAGCCAGGGAACACACTTTGTTTTGCCTCACTCCTTCCTGCCGGGCAGCACGGCATTGATGATCCCGAAAACAGCGGATGGACGGGTGTTGTTCGCTATCCCGTGGCACGAATCGACCATCGTGGGCACAACCGATGTACCGGTTGATGGAGCTTCCGTCGAGCCGCGCTCGATGGCTGAGGAGAGAGCGTTTCTGCTTGAACACATTGCCCGTTACTTTGGGCGCAAACCACGTGCGGAAGAGATTCAGAGCATGTGGTCGGGATTGCGGCCGCTGGTGCGCAAAGGCGGCGGCAAGACATCGAAGCTATCGCGCGACCATACAATTCTTGTCTCGAAGTCCGGACTGGTAACGGTTACGGGAGGAAAGTGGACCACCTATCGGCGCATGGGAGAGGACACCATCAACCATGCTGTCGAAGTTGCAGGACTTGCAAAGACGGCTTCACGAACTCTTGATCTTAAGCTACATGGATGGACAGACAATTCGGCCGGCATGGCGGAGGCAGAGCGAGTGTATGGAGCCGATCTACCTCTGCTGCAAAGCCTGTCGGATCACGATGCGGCATTAGGAGCGCTCTTGCATCCGCGACTGCCGTACCGGTTACGCGAGGTGGTTTGGGCAGTGCGCTACGAGATGGCTCGAACCGTTGAGGACGTGCTTGCGCGACGCACACGAGCGCTCTTTCTTGATGCGCGGGCCGCGATCGAAGCGGCTCCGGTGGTTGCGAACATGTTGGCTAAAGAACTAGGTCGAAGCGATGCATGGCGCGACAAGGACTTACAACAATTTGTGAATTTAGCGAACGGGTACATCTACCGGGAACAGTAA
- a CDS encoding sugar phosphate isomerase/epimerase family protein, whose amino-acid sequence MEGFSRRNFLAGAGAAAAACSVRPLFALVPKSPFKIGVISDEISPDFDHACSVISKDFGLQWVELRSMWGKSLHELSDSQLSDAEKILAKYSLRVTDMGSPLFKVDWPDAPKSSFSPKHDFGANDSFKQQGELLDKYMALAKRFKTDKIRCFDFWRLDDVKPHRAAIDDQLKKAAETCGKNGLLLVIENEFECNTATAPEAARILAAIPSRHFGLNWDPANAVMRGELDAFPVGWNLLPKNRILHCHVKNAVKGPDGKIAWSPVDKGFIDWTAQFRDLKNIGYHGAVSLETHWHGAATHEESTRISWAGMKAALQNSGTL is encoded by the coding sequence ATGGAAGGTTTTTCACGACGTAATTTTCTCGCCGGAGCAGGTGCTGCCGCTGCGGCCTGTTCTGTACGGCCACTCTTTGCTCTGGTGCCAAAGTCACCATTTAAGATTGGCGTCATCAGCGACGAGATTTCACCGGACTTCGATCACGCCTGCTCCGTCATCTCCAAAGACTTCGGTTTGCAATGGGTTGAGCTTCGCAGCATGTGGGGCAAGAGCCTGCACGAGCTCTCCGATTCCCAGCTCTCCGATGCCGAGAAGATTCTTGCCAAATACAGCCTGCGCGTCACCGATATGGGCAGTCCGCTCTTCAAGGTCGATTGGCCCGACGCTCCGAAGTCCTCATTTAGTCCAAAGCATGACTTTGGCGCGAACGACAGCTTCAAGCAGCAGGGCGAGCTGCTCGACAAATACATGGCGCTCGCAAAGCGCTTCAAGACCGACAAGATTCGTTGTTTTGACTTCTGGAGGCTCGATGATGTGAAGCCTCATCGTGCCGCGATCGACGATCAGTTGAAGAAGGCGGCAGAGACTTGCGGTAAGAACGGTCTGCTGCTCGTCATCGAAAACGAGTTCGAATGCAACACAGCAACCGCACCTGAGGCGGCGCGGATTCTCGCTGCGATTCCGTCACGGCACTTCGGGTTGAACTGGGACCCTGCCAACGCGGTGATGCGCGGCGAACTCGATGCCTTTCCTGTCGGTTGGAATCTTTTACCGAAGAACCGCATTCTCCACTGCCACGTCAAAAATGCAGTGAAGGGGCCGGACGGGAAGATTGCTTGGTCTCCGGTGGACAAGGGCTTCATCGACTGGACGGCGCAGTTCCGCGATCTCAAAAACATCGGTTACCACGGGGCCGTCAGCTTGGAGACGCATTGGCATGGCGCCGCAACGCACGAAGAGTCCACTCGCATCAGTTGGGCGGGCATGAAGGCGGCTCTCCAGAACTCAGGAACCCTCTGA
- the glpK gene encoding glycerol kinase GlpK, with protein sequence MEKQYILALDQGTTSSRAMVIDGAGNVVSIRQRPFKQIFPKPGWVEHSPTEIWSSQSGVATEALAAADLTERDIAAIGITNQRETTVLWDRETGEPVHNAIVWQDRRTAEFCDGLRNHGDAPMIQAKTGLLPDAYFSGSKLNWLLNNVPGARERAAAGKLAFGTVDSWLIWKLTHGERHVTDATNASRTMLFNIHTLEWDEELLKLLDIPRSVLPEVVASSGHCGTTKGILHGISIAGIAGDQQAALFGQMCTEPGMAKCTFGTGSFMLMNTGTKSMSSQNKLLTTIAWKIGDTVEYALEGSMLMAGAVVQWLRDELQMIRTSAEIEALAASVSSTNGVVLVPAFAGLGAPHWDQYARGALLGMTRGTSRAHIARAALEGIALQAMDVLEAMQTDSGLPLAQLRVDGGASANNLLMQIQSDVLGIDVVRPKNAEATVLGAAYLAGLAVGYWPNKETIARQWQMDHVFKPQIDDAARHKVKATWHRALDRARDWAGETQD encoded by the coding sequence ATGGAGAAGCAATATATCCTCGCGCTCGATCAGGGAACGACGAGTTCGCGGGCGATGGTGATCGATGGTGCGGGCAATGTGGTTTCCATCAGACAGCGCCCTTTCAAGCAGATCTTTCCTAAGCCGGGTTGGGTAGAACACTCGCCGACAGAGATATGGTCATCGCAGAGCGGAGTAGCAACTGAGGCGCTGGCGGCAGCTGACCTGACGGAGCGCGACATTGCAGCCATCGGCATTACAAACCAACGCGAGACGACAGTGCTGTGGGACCGCGAGACGGGCGAGCCCGTCCATAACGCAATCGTGTGGCAGGACAGGCGGACGGCGGAGTTCTGCGATGGACTGCGAAACCACGGGGATGCACCGATGATTCAGGCGAAGACCGGCCTGCTGCCCGATGCCTATTTCTCCGGAAGCAAGTTGAACTGGCTGTTGAACAACGTTCCCGGCGCGCGGGAGCGGGCAGCGGCGGGCAAGCTTGCATTTGGCACAGTCGATAGCTGGTTGATCTGGAAACTGACGCACGGTGAGAGGCACGTCACCGATGCAACGAACGCCTCGCGAACAATGCTCTTCAACATTCATACGCTCGAATGGGATGAAGAGCTGCTGAAGCTGCTGGATATTCCTCGGTCAGTACTGCCGGAGGTGGTTGCGTCGAGCGGACACTGCGGTACCACGAAGGGCATCCTGCATGGCATCTCCATCGCCGGGATTGCGGGAGACCAGCAGGCGGCGTTGTTTGGGCAGATGTGTACCGAGCCTGGGATGGCAAAGTGCACCTTCGGCACGGGCAGCTTCATGCTGATGAATACTGGAACCAAGTCCATGAGCTCGCAGAATAAATTACTAACGACGATTGCCTGGAAGATCGGCGATACGGTGGAGTATGCGCTCGAAGGAAGCATGTTGATGGCTGGCGCCGTAGTGCAGTGGTTGCGAGATGAACTCCAGATGATCCGCACTTCGGCGGAGATTGAAGCTCTGGCCGCTTCGGTTTCAAGCACAAACGGAGTGGTGCTGGTGCCAGCATTTGCGGGACTGGGCGCTCCGCACTGGGACCAGTATGCACGCGGCGCGCTGCTGGGAATGACGCGAGGAACCTCGCGGGCGCATATTGCACGGGCAGCGCTCGAGGGAATTGCATTGCAGGCCATGGATGTTCTGGAGGCGATGCAGACAGACTCCGGGTTGCCGCTGGCGCAGCTACGAGTAGACGGGGGAGCATCTGCGAATAACCTGCTGATGCAGATTCAGTCGGACGTCTTGGGGATCGACGTCGTTCGTCCCAAAAACGCCGAGGCGACCGTGCTGGGCGCAGCGTATCTCGCCGGGCTTGCTGTGGGATATTGGCCCAATAAAGAGACGATCGCTCGTCAGTGGCAGATGGATCACGTCTTCAAACCGCAGATCGATGATGCGGCGCGACACAAGGTAAAGGCCACATGGCACAGAGCACTGGATCGTGCCCGGGATTGGGCGGGGGAGACACAGGATTGA